From Daucus carota subsp. sativus chromosome 6, DH1 v3.0, whole genome shotgun sequence:
TTTTGTGTGGGGAAATGGCTGATGCTTTTGTGTTGTTTGAAGATAATGTTTCCAGGAGTGATTGTAAGAAGATGAATTTGGGTAATGTTGTTTTGTGGAATGTGATGATTGATGGGTATGTTAGAGCTGGTAAATTTAGCGTTGCGTTGGAGATGTTTAATGATATGCCAGATAGAAGTGTGGTTTCGTGGAATTCTATGATCTCGGGGTATGCACAAAATGGATTTTATAAGGAGGCAATGGAAATGTTTAGGGAAATGCAAATGGGGGATGTATGTCCTAACTATGTTACGTTGGTTAGTGTTTTACCTGCAGTGTCGCGACTTGGGGCTCTTGAGTTGGGTAAATGGATTCATATCTATGCCTTGAGGAAGGGAATAGAGATTGACGAGGTGCTTGGTTCTGCATTGATTGATATGTATTCCAGTTGTGGAAGCATTATTGAAGCACTTGAGATATTTGAGAGCCTACAACACAAGAATGTGATCACTTGGAATGCTATGATAAATGGATTTGCCATGCATGGTCAAGCAAAGGATGCAATTAATTATTTCTGGAGGATGGAACAAGTGGGACTATCAGCTAGTGATGTAACCTACATCAGTGTGTTGACTGCTTGTAGCCATGCTGGTTTAGTGACTGAAGGCAAATCAATTTTTAATCATATGCATAAAGTGGGACTAGAACCTAGGATTGAACATTATGGTTGCATGGTTGATCTATTAGGCCGAGCTGGCCTTTTAGAAGAAGCTAAACAACTCATATTTGAGATGCCTTGTACAGCAGACGATGTAATATTAAAGGCCTTTCTTGGTGCTTGTAAATTACATGGGAATATTGATTTGGGAAAACGAGTAGCAAATGAGTTAATGGAGATGTCTCCTCATGACAGTGGTTCATATGTGGCTCTCTCAAATATGTATGCTTCTTTGGGTAAATGGGAGGAGGTGGCTGATGTTAGGTTGCGGATGAAGGAACTGGATGTAAGAAAAGATCCTGGATGCAGTTGGATAGAGCTCGATGGAGTGGTTCATGAGTTTTTGGTGGAAGATGATTCTCATCCAAGAAACAAAGAAATCCAGTATATGCTGAAAGAGATATCAAAGCAATTGAGTTTGACAGGGTATATGTCTGACACGAAACAAGTTTTTCTTAATATCGATGATGATGAGAAGGCAAGTGCCTTGCACTATCATAGTGAAAAGATAGCGCTTGCCTTCGGATTGATCAGTACGAGCCCTAAAACATCACTTCGAATATTTAAGAACCTCAGGATATGTTATGATTGTCACTCTACAATGAAACTTATATCCAGACTGTATAAACGTAAGATTGTAATAAGGGATCGGAAGCGTTTTCATCACTTTGAGAATGGATCGTGCTCGTGCATGGACTACTGGTAGTTGTACCCATGTTAGTCCTCTgacatatttttaacatcaaacgATTATCTATAgattatacatatatgttaaaTTTGACATTTGGTATGAACAAATTCTTCTCTATAGATACACATATATAATGACTACTCTTTCACTTATATGTTAGGTGACCCTCACAGGGAGTATAAATATTCTATTACTTGTTGAACCCCATTGAAGACCATAGCGCTATACAAGATTTGGAAATGATATGTTTTTTCTCCTACCCTTGCTTATACAATTTTAGGTATTATTAATTGTATCGGAATAAAAGAAGAGGATTAAGCTCTTATGCTTTAAACGTAATGGCATGTATTTCTGAGCTGCTGATAGTTGTCTAATGGCATTCAAAACTGCCAAAGATACTTAAACATCTTGAAAGAAGGTTATATCCTACTTTCCCCTACAATATTCTTATATCACGCCGAGGTAGATTTGTAAAAGTTTGAAAATATGATTAACAGCCCGCAATCTGCATTCAAAATACATGTTAGAACTTAGAATTATAGTGCAATCCTAGAGAATTCTGCATGATCCCATTGAGATGTTTGAGTAACTCTAAACTCCTAGCAAAGAGTGGAAAAGTAGTTAAAACCTTGGTTTGTGTTGGAATGAAACTGGGAAACTATATCAAATGCAGATGCCAGATTTGAAGAATCTTGCCCTAGAGTCTACGAGtggcacacacacacacacacacacacacagtattaatatattatataaattaataatggttCCTAATTGTAACTAATGATAATCAAATCATATTGGCACCATAAATACTCGGAGTGAAAATCTAGGAGGAAAGAAATAGAGCTGAAGCTTTGGATGTTGATCTATAGCTCCTATGTCTATAATTTAAAGCAGATATATACATCTGTTCTCTTACACGCTTATTCCATGCATGTCTATCTTCTAGATAAGTGGTTTACAGCGtttgaaaagaaaaatgttGAACTTAAATTTCGGTTTTAGTGACACTTAAATTACCAGGGTTATCTTATATTGTTGACTAGAAGTGTCTGAACCATTAGTTTTATATGTACTTTTTCAGGTTAATCTTTGAAGTAAAGCTTATTTATATGGAGATATGGAGTCCACTGCTGCTGTAGTTATCAAAACTGTCCGAACCAAACCTAAACTGCTCTCTTCCCTTTAGCAAAAGTTACAATCTATCAGTAAATGGTAATACTAAATCCATGTTTATTAATAGTTTCACAAGGCATAGCCTCCATTATTGTATGGATATGCATTCTGTTGCTGTAATTTTGCCAGACTTACCTCTCCTTGCATTCCGTTTCTTGCATATTGCTGCCACATCAATTGTTCCTTCATTAATAACTGGTGTTTCTTCTCCAATTCTGACATCTGCACATAAGCAGGTGGTGGCACCCCAAGCGAGGCAGCAAATGGATCAGCCCCGGATGTACTCTGAGCTCCACCCCCTGCTGTTGGAGGTGCTGGTAATGCTAGCATTGCTGGCCTCCCGGCTGATCCTAATGCAACGCTGCTGGCACTTCCAGTAGCTATCATACCCGAGGATGCCATAGCAT
This genomic window contains:
- the LOC108224325 gene encoding pentatricopeptide repeat-containing protein At5g48910 isoform X3 → MNSTTFHNHALAFSHNSSVISKCKSMRHLRQIHANLIKTGLIADPLVASQVLKFSALSEHCRRDIQYAHKVFVQMPQPNCFSWNTIIRALVEVGDNGYSVEALNMFYLMLESEFVEPNKYTFPSVLKACANVGLVEVGKQVHGMIRKYGIERDEFVLSNLVRMYVLCGEMADAFVLFEDNVSRSDCKKMNLGNVVLWNVMIDGYVRAGKFSVALEMFNDMPDRSVVSWNSMISGYAQNGFYKEAMEMFREMQMGDVCPNYVTLVSVLPAVSRLGALELGKWIHIYALRKGIEIDEVLGSALIDMYSSCGSIIEALEIFESLQHKNVITWNAMINGFAMHGQAKDAINYFWRMEQVGLSASDVTYISVLTACSHAGLVTEGKSIFNHMHKVGLEPRIEHYGCMVDLLGRAGLLEEAKQLIFEMPCTADDVILKAFLGACKLHGNIDLGKRVANELMEMSPHDSGSYVALSNMYASLGKWEEVADVRLRMKELDVRKDPGCSWIELDGVVHEFLVEDDSHPRNKEIQYMLKEISKQLSLTGLIFEVKLIYMEIWSPLLL
- the LOC108224325 gene encoding pentatricopeptide repeat-containing protein At5g48910 isoform X2 — translated: MNSTTFHNHALAFSHNSSVISKCKSMRHLRQIHANLIKTGLIADPLVASQVLKFSALSEHCRRDIQYAHKVFVQMPQPNCFSWNTIIRALVEVGDNGYSVEALNMFYLMLESEFVEPNKYTFPSVLKACANVGLVEVGKQVHGMIRKYGIERDEFVLSNLVRMYVLCGEMADAFVLFEDNVSRSDCKKMNLGNVVLWNVMIDGYVRAGKFSVALEMFNDMPDRSVVSWNSMISGYAQNGFYKEAMEMFREMQMGDVCPNYVTLVSVLPAVSRLGALELGKWIHIYALRKGIEIDEVLGSALIDMYSSCGSIIEALEIFESLQHKNVITWNAMINGFAMHGQAKDAINYFWRMEQVGLSASDVTYISVLTACSHAGLVTEGKSIFNHMHKVGLEPRIEHYGCMVDLLGRAGLLEEAKQLIFEMPCTADDVILKAFLGACKLHGNIDLGKRVANELMEMSPHDSGSYVALSNMYASLGKWEEVADVRLRMKELDVRKDPGCSWIELDGVVHEFLVEDDSHPRNKEIQYMLKEISKQLSLTGYMSDTKQVFLNIDDDEKASALHYHSEKIALAFGLISTSPKTSLRIFKNLRICYDCHSTMKLISRLYKRKIVIRDRKRFHHFENGSCSCMDYW
- the LOC108224325 gene encoding pentatricopeptide repeat-containing protein At5g48910 isoform X1; translated protein: MNSTTFHNHALAFSHNSSVISKCKSMRHLRQIHANLIKTGLIADPLVASQVLKFSALSEHCRRDIQYAHKVFVQMPQPNCFSWNTIIRALVEVGDNGYSVEALNMFYLMLESEFVEPNKYTFPSVLKACANVGLVEVGKQVHGMIRKYGIERDEFVLSNLVRMYVLCGEMADAFVLFEDNVSRSDCKKMNLGNVVLWNVMIDGYVRAGKFSVALEMFNDMPDRSVVSWNSMISGYAQNGFYKEAMEMFREMQMGDVCPNYVTLVSVLPAVSRLGALELGKWIHIYALRKGIEIDEVLGSALIDMYSSCGSIIEALEIFESLQHKNVITWNAMINGFAMHGQAKDAINYFWRMEQVGLSASDVTYISVLTACSHAGLVTEGKSIFNHMHKVGLEPRIEHYGCMVDLLGRAGLLEEAKQLIFEMPCTADDVILKAFLGACKLHGNIDLGKRVANELMEMSPHDSGSYVALSNMYASLGKWEEVADVRLRMKELDVRKDPGCSWIELDGVVHEFLVEDDSHPRNKEIQYMLKEISKQLSLTGYMSDTKQVFLNIDDDEKASALHYHSEKIALAFGLISTSPKTSLRIFKNLRICYDCHSTMKLISRLYKRKIVIRDRKRFHHFENGSCSCMDYWLIFEVKLIYMEIWSPLLL